A single window of Hyla sarda isolate aHylSar1 chromosome 2, aHylSar1.hap1, whole genome shotgun sequence DNA harbors:
- the CLDN34 gene encoding claudin-34, whose product MPYLANTANLQMAGFAISTVGWILGSISTGLVQWRVWHIANTTIISSGTAWIGIWRTCFFSHVLVSPDLKTMYCQYYSVTDSFLPKEILVAQGLMLVAIILGAAGKAVCVFGLKNVYQGTSQVSVIPRWFTAGGILILLSSISIIVPVAWNMHSVVSNSSIPFPSTFDIPSSPEKQEVGAGISIGIVSGILLFMSGILFLCYRLPENSDNRVHPISEGDSMFSDGSSMGSGLKENPRSYLTLKHYLNATLNCDGIKNDAFIWEIDEKL is encoded by the coding sequence ATGCCCTACCTGGCCAACACAGCAAATCTTCAAATGGCAGGATTTGCTATCTCCACTGTAGGCTGGATTTTGGGTTCCATTTCCACAGGACTTGTACAATGGAGAGTCTGGCATATAGCCAACACCACTATCATTTCTTCTGGAACTGCCTGGATAGGAATATGGAGGACTTGCTTCTTTAGTCACGTCTTGGTGTCTCCAGACCTGAAGACCATGTACTGTCAATATTATAGCGTGACAGACTCTTTTTTACCAAAAGAAATTTTGGTGGCACAAGGACTTATGTTAGTAGCTATCATTCTTGGGGCAGCCGGCAAAGCTGTATGTGTCTTTGGACTTAAAAATGTATATCAAGGTACAAGCCAAGTATCAGTTATACCCCGTTGGTTTACAGCAGGGGGAATTTTAATCCTTCTTTCCAGTATTTCCATTATTGTTCCCGTGGCCTGGAACATGCATTCTGTGGTCAGTAATTCCAGTATTCCCTTTCCAAGTACGTTTGACATTCCGTCTAGTCCCGAGAAGCAGGAAGTTGGAGCTGGGATTTCTATTGGCATCGTCTCTGGCATTTTACTTTTTATGAGTGGGATTTTATTCCTTTGTTACAGGTTACCTGAGAATTCTGATAACAGAGTACATCCTATAAGTGAGGGGGATTCCATGTTCTCTGACGGTTCCAGCATGGGCTCTGGATTAAAGGAGAACCCCAGGAGCTATCTCACATTAAAACATTATTTAAATGCAACATTAAACTGTGATGGAATTAAGAACGATGCCTTTATCTGGGAGATAGATGAAAAGCTatga